One Natranaerovirga pectinivora genomic window, ATTACTATTGTTAAAAGTTTTTAAATAAAAATGGCTTAGGAAAATCTTTCCTAAAGCCATTTTATGCATTACACTATTTTTTCCATAGTTTGTCCATTAAACTACTCATTTCTAATCTTCGTTTTTCTGTCTCTTTTTTATCAATATAAATATGAATTATATCTCCTTCTTTTGCTTCACTTGGAATTAATTCAACAGGCATATTGACCTTTTCTTTGTTTTCTAATTCAACAACTGCAAACCTTCCTTCAAAACGATCAATAATTACTTTCATACGTCCCTCCCTATGGCTTACATCTTTGACAAGGTGTT contains:
- a CDS encoding DUF3006 domain-containing protein; the encoded protein is MKVIIDRFEGRFAVVELENKEKVNMPVELIPSEAKEGDIIHIYIDKKETEKRRLEMSSLMDKLWKK